A genomic region of Leptotrichia massiliensis contains the following coding sequences:
- a CDS encoding biotin/lipoyl-containing protein — MIKLYKIRIGEKVYEVEVEAVSEKEGSINTSNNINNEPREKKIEDNSPLNEVSNSIENGEMINAPMQGLIVDVKVETGQKVKAGDEVVILEAMKMENPIVAPKDGTILEIKVSKGSTVNTGDTLVILS; from the coding sequence ATGATTAAATTGTACAAAATTAGAATTGGAGAAAAAGTTTATGAAGTAGAAGTTGAAGCTGTTTCAGAAAAAGAAGGCTCTATTAATACTTCAAACAACATAAATAATGAACCAAGAGAAAAAAAAATCGAAGATAATTCACCTCTAAATGAAGTTAGTAATTCCATTGAAAACGGTGAAATGATAAATGCACCTATGCAGGGTCTTATTGTTGATGTAAAAGTAGAAACTGGACAAAAGGTAAAAGCTGGAGATGAAGTCGTGATACTAGAAGCTATGAAAATGGAAAATCCTATTGTTGCACCAAAAGACGGAACTATTCTTGAAATTAAAGTATCAAAAGGAAGTACTGTAAACACTGGCGATACTTTAGTAATATTATCATAA
- a CDS encoding peptide ABC transporter substrate-binding protein, translating into MKKMLFLLMMLVFIMSCGKSGGSAKTFTLNLTDEPKSIDPQISTDIGGGTVNDLLMEGLTRKGKNGTFEPGLAKNWEKSEDGLKWTFHLRDNLKWSNGDPITAQDFKNGWLRALKPETASEYAYMLYPIKNAEKYNKKEGTAEEVGIKVIDDKTLEVELGAPVPYFDSLVAFKTYMPLNQKFFDETKEAYFTESDKTMSSGPYTMESWTHGSEIVFKKNPNYWDADNVKIENVVYKIIPDNNSALNAFNNKEVDVTSITAEQAKGFKDNPRLISNNDGSVWYLLFNFNNKTLANVKIRKALLMAVDREGLVNNILNGYGTAAKTLVPKGIGIKGLNDKDFTEEVPTSILGYNPQEAKKLLEEGLKETGATKFPDMSMLINESGNNKVIAEYIQEQLRKNLGIELNLEIMTAQERFSRMKQKNFDLVLAGWSGDYPDAITYLDLFESTGGTNYGSYKNPQYDALVKTVRGTADQNVRIPALVKIEGIIAEDVPVGVLFHRQKQYLVSERVQGLGFVAVSGEYYFGNLSLK; encoded by the coding sequence ATGAAAAAGATGTTATTTTTATTGATGATGTTAGTTTTCATCATGTCTTGCGGAAAAAGTGGAGGAAGCGCCAAGACGTTTACTTTAAATCTGACGGATGAACCAAAATCTATTGATCCGCAAATATCAACAGATATTGGAGGAGGGACTGTCAACGATCTTTTAATGGAAGGATTGACTAGAAAAGGGAAAAATGGAACATTTGAGCCAGGACTTGCTAAAAATTGGGAAAAATCAGAAGATGGGTTAAAATGGACATTTCATTTGAGGGATAATCTAAAATGGAGCAACGGTGATCCAATTACTGCCCAAGACTTTAAAAATGGGTGGCTTCGTGCATTAAAACCTGAAACAGCTTCTGAATATGCATACATGCTTTATCCAATAAAAAATGCAGAAAAATATAATAAAAAAGAAGGAACTGCCGAAGAAGTTGGGATAAAAGTTATTGACGACAAGACTCTAGAAGTAGAACTTGGAGCTCCAGTTCCATATTTTGACAGTCTTGTAGCATTTAAAACTTATATGCCGTTAAATCAAAAATTCTTTGATGAAACAAAGGAGGCGTATTTTACAGAATCTGATAAAACTATGTCTTCAGGTCCCTATACTATGGAAAGCTGGACACATGGCTCAGAAATAGTATTCAAAAAAAATCCTAATTACTGGGATGCGGATAATGTAAAAATAGAAAATGTTGTATATAAAATAATTCCTGATAATAATTCAGCATTAAATGCGTTTAATAACAAGGAAGTAGATGTAACTTCAATTACAGCTGAACAAGCCAAAGGATTTAAAGACAATCCAAGACTAATTTCAAATAACGATGGGTCAGTGTGGTATCTATTATTTAACTTTAATAATAAGACACTAGCAAATGTAAAAATTAGAAAAGCTCTTCTTATGGCAGTTGACAGAGAAGGTTTAGTAAATAACATATTAAATGGATATGGAACTGCTGCAAAAACTCTTGTTCCAAAAGGAATTGGAATAAAAGGATTAAATGACAAAGATTTCACAGAGGAAGTTCCTACTTCAATATTAGGATATAATCCTCAAGAAGCTAAAAAATTACTTGAAGAAGGACTTAAAGAAACAGGAGCTACAAAATTCCCTGATATGTCTATGTTAATTAATGAAAGTGGAAACAATAAGGTTATTGCAGAATATATTCAAGAACAGTTAAGAAAAAATTTAGGTATTGAATTAAATCTGGAAATAATGACTGCTCAAGAAAGATTCTCAAGAATGAAGCAAAAAAACTTTGACTTAGTTCTTGCAGGATGGTCTGGAGATTATCCTGATGCAATTACATACTTAGATTTATTTGAATCAACAGGTGGAACTAACTATGGTTCATATAAAAACCCTCAATATGATGCTTTAGTTAAAACTGTCAGAGGAACAGCCGATCAAAATGTCAGAATTCCTGCACTTGTTAAAATTGAAGGAATAATCGCAGAAGATGTACCGGTTGGTGTGCTTTTCCATAGACAAAAACAATATCTGGTTAGTGAAAGAGTTCAAGGACTTGGATTTGTTGCAGTTAGTGGAGAATACTATTTTGGAAATCTATCATTAAAATAA
- a CDS encoding OadG family protein: MKSILFGNSAVSIGDAIYITIISMSIVFFILFLISFVLSFFKYFSNSEELKQDIINKKRNDNQIVQNSKKSDLKTIDNEKKFSMEKIKDETMMAAMMAALIEAAGDNENCYIRVKNIREIK; encoded by the coding sequence ATGAAAAGTATTTTATTTGGAAATTCAGCTGTGTCAATTGGGGATGCCATTTACATTACCATTATAAGTATGAGTATTGTTTTTTTTATATTATTTTTGATTTCATTTGTATTATCATTTTTTAAATATTTTTCAAATTCTGAAGAATTGAAACAGGATATTATAAATAAAAAAAGAAATGATAATCAAATTGTACAAAACTCAAAGAAATCTGATTTAAAAACCATTGATAATGAAAAAAAATTTAGTATGGAAAAAATAAAGGACGAAACTATGATGGCAGCGATGATGGCAGCTCTAATTGAAGCGGCTGGAGATAATGAAAACTGCTACATAAGAGTAAAAAATATAAGAGAGATCAAGTAA
- a CDS encoding oxaloacetate decarboxylase subunit alpha, with protein MGKVKITETSLRDGHQSLMATRMTTAEMLPIIETMDKIGYHAMEVWGGATYDAAIRFLHEDPWERLREIRKRAKNTKLQMLLRGQNVLGYRHYADDIVDRFVELSIKNGIDIIRTFDALNDTRNIRKASESTKKYGGHSQLAICYTISPVHTIEYYKKLALEMQSMGADSIAIKDMSGILLPNVASILVTELKSVLNIPLELHTHSTAGLAEMSIIEAIDAGVDIVDTAISPFGGGTSQPCTEPLVRTLQGTEYDTELNLELLKEVAEYFKPIRKKYIDNGTLNPKALGVEPNIVEYQLPGGMLSNLLSQLKSQGAEDKYEDVLREIPKVRKDLGYPPLVTPMSQMVGTQSVMNILTGKKYHMIPKEIKDYVKGMYGKSPVPIDENIKKTIVGDEEVFTGRPADLLKDEYDTMKSEIGDLAKSDEDVLTYACFPQIAKGYLKEKYSEKKDKETRIDNKEEVKIQNINVIF; from the coding sequence ATGGGGAAAGTAAAAATAACGGAAACATCACTAAGAGACGGACATCAGTCACTTATGGCAACAAGAATGACTACTGCCGAAATGCTTCCAATAATAGAAACTATGGATAAAATCGGATATCATGCAATGGAAGTCTGGGGTGGTGCAACGTACGATGCGGCAATCAGATTTTTACATGAAGATCCTTGGGAAAGATTGAGAGAAATTAGGAAAAGAGCTAAAAATACAAAATTACAAATGTTATTAAGAGGACAGAATGTACTGGGATATAGACATTATGCAGATGATATTGTAGATAGATTTGTTGAACTTTCGATAAAAAATGGAATTGATATTATTAGGACATTTGATGCTTTAAATGATACAAGAAATATTAGAAAAGCTTCGGAAAGTACAAAAAAATACGGTGGACATAGCCAACTTGCAATTTGTTACACAATAAGTCCTGTTCATACGATAGAATATTATAAAAAATTAGCACTTGAAATGCAGAGTATGGGTGCAGATTCTATTGCAATAAAGGATATGTCAGGAATTTTATTACCAAATGTGGCTTCTATTCTAGTAACCGAATTAAAGAGCGTTTTAAATATTCCACTTGAATTGCATACACATTCTACAGCAGGACTTGCAGAAATGAGCATAATTGAAGCTATTGATGCAGGAGTAGATATTGTGGATACTGCTATTTCTCCATTTGGCGGAGGAACTTCACAGCCATGTACAGAACCACTTGTAAGGACTTTGCAAGGAACAGAATATGACACTGAACTGAATTTAGAACTTTTGAAAGAAGTAGCTGAATATTTTAAACCAATAAGAAAAAAATACATTGATAACGGAACATTAAATCCAAAGGCTTTGGGAGTTGAGCCAAATATTGTAGAATATCAATTACCAGGAGGAATGCTTTCAAACTTATTGTCGCAACTAAAATCTCAAGGGGCGGAAGATAAATATGAAGATGTTCTCCGTGAAATTCCAAAAGTTCGAAAGGATTTAGGTTACCCACCACTTGTAACTCCAATGAGCCAAATGGTTGGAACACAATCTGTTATGAATATTTTAACTGGAAAAAAATATCATATGATTCCTAAGGAAATAAAAGATTATGTGAAAGGAATGTATGGAAAATCACCTGTCCCAATTGATGAAAACATTAAAAAAACTATAGTTGGAGATGAAGAGGTATTTACTGGACGACCTGCTGATTTACTAAAGGATGAATATGATACGATGAAATCTGAAATTGGAGATTTGGCGAAATCTGATGAAGATGTATTGACTTATGCGTGTTTTCCACAAATTGCCAAAGGTTATTTAAAAGAAAAATATTCTGAAAAAAAAGATAAAGAGACTAGAATAGATAATAAAGAGGAGGTGAAAATTCAAAATATTAATGTAATTTTTTAA
- a CDS encoding D-glycero-alpha-D-manno-heptose-1,7-bisphosphate 7-phosphatase has translation MKNKFILLDRDGVINVEKSYLYKIEDFEYEKNVIKGLHELRDLGYKFAIITNQSGIARGYYTEEDYLKLQDFIEKDLLKHGIKIEKSYFCPHHPNGTGKYGIECNCRKPNTGNFELAINEFNIDTKNSFMIGDRPTDLIPAEKLGITPVLIKTGYGLKSLEKLRNTNLHSIVVDDILDFAEILKNKK, from the coding sequence ATGAAAAATAAATTTATCCTGCTGGATAGAGATGGTGTAATAAATGTAGAGAAATCATATTTATATAAAATCGAAGATTTTGAATACGAAAAAAATGTAATTAAAGGACTTCATGAATTACGTGATTTAGGGTATAAATTTGCGATTATAACAAATCAATCTGGAATTGCGAGAGGATATTACACAGAAGAAGACTATTTAAAATTACAGGATTTTATTGAAAAAGATTTGTTAAAACATGGGATAAAGATTGAAAAATCATATTTTTGCCCACACCATCCAAATGGAACTGGAAAATATGGTATTGAATGTAATTGCCGAAAGCCGAATACTGGTAATTTTGAACTGGCGATAAATGAATTTAATATTGATACTAAAAATTCCTTTATGATAGGCGATAGGCCAACTGATTTGATTCCAGCAGAAAAATTGGGGATTACTCCCGTTTTAATAAAAACAGGCTATGGACTGAAAAGCCTTGAAAAATTGAGAAATACTAATTTACATTCAATTGTTGTAGATGATATTCTAGATTTTGCAGAAATTTTAAAGAATAAAAAATAA
- a CDS encoding peptide ABC transporter substrate-binding protein has product MKKLLLILTLLMFALSCGNKNGGNGSTFTLNIVTEPTSIDPQITTDVPGGTVDELILEGLLRKDKTGKSVAGIAEKWEKSEDGLVWTFHLRDGVKWSNGDPVTANDFRAGWLRGLNPDTAAGNASMLFVIKNGENYNSKKVSENEVGIKVIDNKTLQVTLEAPTPYFDDLVTFKSFMPLNQKYYAEVKDKYFTEAEFTISNGPYTLESWTHDSELKFKKNPNYWDAKNVNTDNVVLKIIATDSAVNAFKNKEVDVTAVTFEQAKEFAGKKELVKADDGGIYYLLFNTGENVFKNAKVRRALTMAINREELINKVLEGSEKITKAFTPSGIGLNGLEKDFASEVTTDQPKFNAEEAKKLLAEGLREEGLSELPRFEILFNDTGSRKAIAEYIQENLRNNLGANVELDVVTGKERIERTKKRDYQIALMNWTGDFLDPITYLDLFESKNANNRGDFKNARYDELTKIVKGSADPKVRVPAMLEMEKLISEEQPVTILFQKQKLYLVNPKVKNLGFVSIGGEFFIRDVVMN; this is encoded by the coding sequence ATGAAAAAACTGCTTTTAATATTAACGTTACTAATGTTTGCACTTTCATGTGGAAATAAAAATGGAGGTAATGGCAGCACATTTACATTAAATATTGTTACAGAACCAACTTCAATTGATCCACAAATAACTACAGATGTTCCAGGTGGAACTGTTGATGAATTGATTTTGGAAGGACTTTTGAGAAAAGATAAAACTGGAAAATCAGTAGCTGGAATTGCTGAAAAATGGGAAAAATCAGAAGATGGTCTTGTATGGACATTTCATTTAAGAGATGGAGTAAAATGGAGCAATGGAGATCCTGTTACTGCAAATGACTTTAGAGCAGGATGGCTTCGTGGGTTAAATCCTGACACAGCAGCGGGTAACGCAAGTATGCTATTCGTAATAAAAAATGGAGAAAACTATAATTCTAAAAAAGTTTCAGAAAATGAAGTTGGAATAAAAGTTATTGACAATAAGACTTTACAAGTAACTTTGGAAGCACCTACTCCATATTTTGATGATTTAGTTACATTTAAATCATTTATGCCGTTAAATCAAAAATACTATGCTGAAGTAAAAGATAAATACTTTACAGAAGCTGAATTTACGATTTCAAACGGTCCTTATACATTAGAAAGCTGGACTCATGATTCAGAACTAAAATTTAAGAAAAATCCTAATTACTGGGATGCTAAAAATGTAAATACAGATAATGTTGTATTAAAAATAATAGCTACAGATTCAGCTGTTAATGCCTTTAAAAATAAAGAAGTTGACGTAACAGCAGTTACATTTGAACAAGCAAAAGAATTTGCTGGAAAAAAAGAACTTGTAAAAGCAGATGATGGTGGAATTTACTATTTGTTATTCAACACAGGAGAAAATGTATTTAAAAACGCAAAAGTAAGACGAGCATTAACTATGGCGATAAACAGAGAAGAGCTTATCAATAAAGTCCTTGAAGGTTCTGAAAAAATTACTAAAGCATTTACTCCAAGTGGAATTGGATTAAATGGACTTGAAAAAGATTTCGCTTCTGAAGTTACAACTGACCAACCTAAATTTAATGCAGAAGAAGCTAAAAAATTATTGGCAGAAGGACTTAGAGAAGAAGGATTATCAGAACTTCCAAGATTTGAAATTTTATTTAACGACACAGGAAGCAGAAAAGCTATTGCTGAATATATTCAAGAAAACTTGAGAAATAACTTAGGTGCAAATGTTGAATTAGACGTTGTAACTGGTAAAGAACGTATTGAAAGAACTAAAAAACGTGATTACCAGATTGCACTTATGAACTGGACTGGAGATTTCCTAGATCCAATTACATATTTAGATTTATTTGAGAGCAAAAACGCAAATAATCGTGGAGATTTCAAAAATGCAAGATATGATGAACTAACAAAAATTGTAAAAGGCTCTGCTGATCCAAAAGTAAGAGTTCCAGCAATGTTGGAAATGGAAAAACTTATCTCTGAAGAGCAGCCAGTTACAATCTTGTTCCAAAAACAAAAACTTTACTTAGTAAATCCAAAAGTTAAAAATCTAGGATTTGTATCAATTGGTGGAGAGTTCTTTATAAGAGATGTTGTAATGAATTAA
- the pckA gene encoding phosphoenolpyruvate carboxykinase (ATP), with the protein MKKVTKDLEKLGIVNVAKIYRNLTPSELIEHALKRAEGTLSDTGALVVTTGKYTGRSPKDKYIVDTAGIHNKIAWGNVNKPIEKEKFDSIYNKLIAYLQNREIFIFDGMAGADPTCRRKFRIINERASQNLFIHQLLIRPTEEELNDYGHADFTIIAAPGFKCNAKIDGINSSAAIIIDYEARVGIICGTEYSGEIKKSVFSIMNFIMPEIDVLPMHCSANMDPRTGQTAVFFGLSGTGKTTLSTDPNRKLIGDDEHGWSDHSIFNFEGGCYAKCINLDPEHEPDIYNAIKFGSLVENVVMNPKTREFDFYDKSLTENTRVGYPINHIKNAQIPGIGGIPSVVIFLTADAFGVLPPISRLSKDAAIYHFVTGFTSKLAGTERGITEPQPTFSTCFGEPFMPLDPLVYAEMLGKKIELHNTRVFLINTGWSGGPYGVGNRMNLKYTRAMVTAALNGELDEVEYRHDEIFNVEIPQYCPNVPSELLNPIDTWANKEAYGAAARKLAKMFRENFATKYPNMPEHIVNAGPLFFE; encoded by the coding sequence ATGAAAAAAGTGACAAAAGACTTGGAAAAACTAGGAATTGTAAATGTGGCAAAAATTTACAGAAACTTGACACCGTCTGAATTGATTGAACATGCCTTAAAAAGAGCGGAAGGAACCTTATCGGATACAGGTGCTTTAGTTGTAACAACAGGGAAATATACAGGGCGTTCACCTAAAGACAAATATATTGTTGATACCGCTGGTATTCATAATAAAATTGCCTGGGGAAATGTAAATAAACCTATTGAAAAAGAAAAATTTGATTCTATTTATAATAAATTAATTGCATATTTACAAAATCGTGAAATTTTCATATTTGATGGAATGGCAGGAGCAGATCCAACTTGCAGACGAAAATTTAGAATAATAAATGAACGAGCAAGCCAAAACTTGTTTATCCATCAATTGTTAATACGTCCAACAGAAGAAGAATTAAACGATTATGGACATGCTGACTTTACAATAATTGCAGCACCTGGTTTTAAATGCAATGCTAAAATTGATGGGATAAATTCGTCTGCTGCAATAATTATTGATTACGAAGCAAGAGTCGGTATTATTTGTGGAACAGAATATTCAGGAGAAATTAAAAAAAGTGTATTTTCAATAATGAATTTTATAATGCCTGAAATTGATGTGCTTCCTATGCACTGTTCTGCCAATATGGATCCACGAACTGGTCAAACTGCTGTATTTTTTGGACTTTCAGGAACAGGGAAAACTACTCTTTCAACAGATCCTAATCGTAAGTTAATTGGTGATGATGAACACGGATGGTCTGATCATAGTATTTTCAACTTTGAAGGAGGATGCTATGCAAAATGTATAAATCTTGATCCAGAGCACGAACCTGATATTTATAATGCAATAAAATTCGGAAGTCTTGTGGAAAATGTTGTAATGAATCCTAAAACACGTGAATTTGACTTTTATGATAAAAGTTTGACAGAAAATACAAGGGTTGGTTACCCAATTAATCATATAAAAAATGCACAAATTCCAGGAATTGGTGGAATTCCTAGTGTTGTAATATTTCTGACGGCAGATGCATTCGGAGTTTTACCTCCTATTTCCAGACTGTCAAAAGATGCTGCAATCTACCACTTTGTAACAGGATTTACATCTAAACTGGCTGGAACAGAACGTGGAATTACAGAGCCACAACCTACATTCTCAACTTGCTTTGGAGAACCATTTATGCCTTTAGATCCATTAGTTTATGCAGAAATGCTAGGTAAAAAAATAGAACTTCACAACACAAGGGTATTTTTGATAAATACAGGATGGTCTGGTGGTCCTTACGGTGTCGGAAACCGTATGAACTTAAAATACACACGAGCGATGGTTACTGCTGCATTGAACGGTGAATTAGACGAAGTAGAATACAGACATGATGAGATTTTCAATGTGGAAATTCCACAATATTGTCCAAATGTTCCAAGTGAATTGTTAAACCCTATAGACACTTGGGCAAATAAGGAAGCATATGGTGCAGCAGCAAGAAAACTAGCTAAAATGTTTAGAGAAAATTTTGCCACAAAATATCCAAATATGCCAGAACATATTGTAAATGCAGGACCATTATTTTTTGAATAG
- a CDS encoding peptide ABC transporter substrate-binding protein, which yields MKKTFLVFCLIVSMFIVSCGKGSKAAGNSVSFNMEAEPTSLDPQILTDMSGLFITSMTYESLVRLNDKNDIVPAGAESWTKSDDGKVWTFKIRQGMKWSNGDPVTAKDYYNGIKRGIEPKIASEYAFLAYYIENAEDYNTGKLKDFEKVGIKAKDDYTLEFTLSQPAPFFLKTLIMPIYFPVNEKALASNGDGYATEANKSIYNGPFIMETWVHDNKVVMKKNPNYWNAKNIKVDTLTGLIVTDFEAATNLFENKELDLTKISVEKMANYEGKPELHKFPDGRVYYLGFNTSNPVLKNQKVREALSLAIDRKELVNSILNGAGILGSGIVSNGTAGEKGDFREESGDLFAEYAKINVKQLFEEGLKELNMTPAQVKLHLLVDENGTGKKEAEFYQSQWKDKLGIDVDVEVLTKKERIARAKAGEFEIVRYAWGPDYADPMTYLEIFHSKAKDINFAKYSNPEYDKLIDLAKVNQDNKTRMDAMKKAEKLLANNFTYSTLYYEVGVYLINPKLKGVVIRSVGDSIDFYNASITK from the coding sequence ATGAAAAAAACTTTTTTAGTATTTTGCTTAATTGTATCAATGTTTATTGTTTCTTGCGGGAAAGGAAGCAAAGCTGCTGGAAATTCCGTATCATTCAATATGGAAGCTGAACCGACTTCATTAGATCCACAAATTTTGACTGATATGAGCGGACTTTTTATTACAAGCATGACTTATGAAAGCCTTGTAAGATTGAATGATAAAAATGACATTGTTCCTGCTGGAGCTGAAAGCTGGACTAAGTCAGATGATGGGAAAGTATGGACATTTAAAATTCGGCAAGGGATGAAATGGAGCAATGGAGATCCAGTTACAGCTAAAGACTACTACAATGGTATAAAAAGAGGAATAGAACCAAAAATAGCCTCTGAGTATGCATTTCTTGCTTATTATATTGAAAATGCGGAAGATTACAATACTGGAAAATTAAAGGATTTTGAAAAAGTTGGGATAAAGGCAAAGGACGACTACACGCTTGAATTTACATTGTCACAACCTGCACCATTCTTTTTAAAGACATTAATTATGCCAATCTATTTCCCGGTTAATGAAAAGGCGTTGGCTTCCAATGGAGATGGATATGCAACTGAAGCTAACAAGTCTATTTACAATGGACCGTTTATAATGGAAACATGGGTACACGACAATAAAGTTGTTATGAAAAAAAATCCTAACTACTGGAATGCTAAAAATATAAAGGTTGATACACTTACAGGTTTAATTGTAACTGACTTTGAAGCCGCTACAAATCTTTTTGAAAATAAAGAATTAGACTTGACAAAAATTTCAGTTGAAAAAATGGCAAACTATGAGGGGAAACCTGAGTTACATAAATTTCCTGATGGAAGAGTTTATTACTTAGGATTTAATACGTCAAATCCTGTACTGAAAAATCAAAAGGTAAGAGAGGCGTTATCTCTTGCAATTGATAGAAAAGAACTTGTAAATAGTATCTTAAATGGAGCTGGAATTCTAGGTTCTGGAATTGTTTCAAACGGAACAGCTGGTGAAAAAGGCGACTTTAGGGAAGAATCTGGAGATTTATTTGCAGAGTATGCAAAGATTAATGTAAAACAGCTGTTTGAAGAAGGGCTAAAAGAGCTGAATATGACTCCTGCACAAGTTAAATTACATTTATTGGTAGATGAAAATGGAACTGGTAAAAAGGAAGCTGAATTTTATCAATCTCAATGGAAGGATAAATTGGGAATTGATGTAGATGTGGAAGTTCTTACTAAAAAAGAAAGAATTGCACGTGCAAAAGCTGGAGAATTTGAAATTGTAAGATATGCCTGGGGACCTGATTATGCAGATCCTATGACTTATTTGGAAATTTTCCACTCAAAGGCAAAGGATATTAACTTTGCTAAATATTCAAATCCTGAATATGACAAATTAATTGACTTGGCTAAAGTTAATCAAGACAATAAAACTAGAATGGATGCGATGAAAAAAGCGGAAAAATTGTTAGCAAATAACTTTACATATTCAACGCTTTATTACGAAGTGGGGGTTTATTTGATAAATCCTAAGTTAAAAGGCGTTGTAATACGTTCAGTTGGAGATTCTATTGATTTTTATAACGCATCTATAACAAAATAG
- a CDS encoding peptide ABC transporter substrate-binding protein: MKKILLIFTILLAFVISCGRSGDSETLKLNLKEEGKSYDPQLANDSTGEFVDSLIAETLTRQSEDGKSLPGVAEKWEHNENSTVWTFHLRKNAKWSNGDPITAKDFRDGWIRALKPETAGEYADKLFYIKNAEQFNAGKIKDENQLGIKVVDDYTLEVTLNNPLTYFDSIVRIQTYAPLNKKFYDKVGEKYMTSPETSISSGVYTIKSWTRDSEIVFEKNENYWNKDNIKLKFVKMLFINDANASVNAFKNGEIDSTNISIEQAKEFKNDKRKLLTKDGSVWYMTYNMKNKVLANKKIRQALSLAVDREKLITDVLDNTGEAAYTYTTKGVGITGVSKDFSEEAGKIFPAYNPQKAKQLLAEGLKELGLSKLPDLTMIFNDSGNNKVISEYIQESLRTNLGVNLKIEGMTFQSRLDKMEQRDYEIALAGYNGDYNDAITYLDRFLTKDGNNYSDYSNSRYDELVKKVKSSGNQEERVKDMIEMERIIAEDMPVGLLYYRQNTKLLNPRVHNIVFSPIGKDFVLDNTYIK, from the coding sequence ATGAAGAAAATATTACTAATCTTTACAATATTACTGGCTTTCGTAATTTCGTGTGGAAGAAGCGGAGATTCAGAAACCTTGAAACTCAACTTAAAGGAAGAGGGGAAATCTTATGATCCGCAGCTTGCAAATGATTCAACAGGAGAATTTGTGGATTCACTTATCGCTGAAACATTGACAAGACAGTCAGAAGATGGAAAATCTCTTCCTGGTGTGGCAGAAAAGTGGGAACACAACGAGAATTCAACAGTGTGGACATTCCACTTGAGAAAAAATGCAAAATGGAGCAACGGAGACCCTATTACTGCTAAAGACTTTAGAGATGGATGGATTAGAGCATTAAAGCCTGAAACGGCAGGAGAATATGCAGATAAATTATTTTACATAAAAAATGCCGAACAATTTAATGCAGGAAAAATTAAAGATGAAAATCAGCTTGGTATAAAGGTTGTTGATGATTACACATTGGAAGTTACATTGAACAATCCGCTTACATACTTTGATTCAATTGTAAGAATACAGACTTATGCTCCTCTTAATAAAAAATTCTACGATAAAGTCGGAGAAAAGTATATGACATCTCCTGAAACGTCAATTTCATCAGGTGTCTACACAATAAAATCCTGGACAAGAGATTCAGAAATTGTATTTGAAAAAAATGAAAATTATTGGAATAAGGACAATATCAAATTAAAATTTGTAAAAATGTTATTCATAAATGACGCAAATGCCAGTGTAAATGCCTTTAAAAATGGAGAAATTGACTCAACAAACATCTCTATCGAGCAGGCTAAAGAGTTTAAAAATGATAAACGTAAATTACTTACAAAAGACGGTTCTGTATGGTATATGACGTATAATATGAAAAATAAAGTTCTTGCAAACAAAAAAATTAGGCAAGCGTTGTCACTTGCAGTAGACAGGGAAAAATTAATTACCGATGTTCTTGACAATACAGGAGAAGCAGCTTATACTTATACTACAAAAGGAGTAGGAATTACAGGCGTTTCAAAAGATTTCTCTGAAGAAGCAGGAAAAATTTTCCCAGCTTATAATCCACAAAAGGCAAAACAACTGCTAGCTGAAGGATTAAAAGAGCTAGGATTATCAAAATTACCTGATTTAACAATGATTTTCAATGATTCTGGAAATAATAAGGTTATTTCTGAATATATCCAGGAAAGTTTGAGAACAAATTTAGGAGTAAACCTTAAAATCGAAGGAATGACATTCCAGTCAAGACTGGATAAAATGGAGCAAAGAGATTATGAAATCGCCCTTGCAGGCTACAATGGAGATTATAACGATGCAATTACCTACTTGGACAGATTCCTGACAAAAGATGGAAACAACTATTCAGATTACTCGAACTCTCGTTACGATGAACTTGTGAAAAAAGTTAAAAGCTCCGGAAATCAGGAAGAAAGAGTAAAAGATATGATTGAAATGGAAAGAATAATTGCAGAAGATATGCCTGTGGGATTACTTTACTACAGACAAAATACAAAATTACTGAATCCAAGAGTTCATAATATTGTATTCAGTCCAATAGGAAAAGATTTTGTACTTGATAATACTTACATAAAATAG